GGGCGGGCCGGGCGAGTCGACCGACGCCGAGCGAGCGGAGCGCGGCCTCGACGCGCCGCTCAGCAGTGGTTATGACACCGGTCACGTATCCCGTTGTCTGGGCTCCGACTGGAAAAAGGTGGTGCCGAATCCGGGTGTCTCGCACCGCGATACCGACGCACTATTTCGGGTCGTGTGCGAAACGCGGGGCATGGACATCGACATCACCGCCGCCCGCGTCGTCCACGCCGTCTTCGGCGCGGCGTGGACCGGCAGCACGCTCGCCGTCGCGCTGTTCGTCGTGCCCGCGGCCCGGCGCGGCGTCCTCGACGCCGAACCGGTCGCGTGGATAGCCGACCGGTTCGCGAAACTCAGCGTCGCGAGCGTCGTCGTCATGCTGCTGTCGGGCGGCCACCTCGCTGGCACGCTCTACACGTTCGAACTGCTCGCGGACTCCTATCGAGGCCACCTCGTCCTCGGGATGACGACGCTGTGGCTGGTGCTCGCGGGCCTCTCGCACGTCGCGACGAGTCGCCTCACCGCCGGGAGCGACGTGCGGGCCGCGGCCGACGACGCGACGCCGTGGTTCGGCGCCGCGAGCGCGGTGAGCGTCGCCCTGCTCGTGCTCGCCGGCATGCTGTAGCCCCCCAATCGGTGGGCATAACAGCGTCGGCGTCCTGCGTCTCGGGCATGGACGCGGCGCTCGGACCACCCGACCAGATGGCCGAGAGCGAGGGCGACCTCACGCCGATGATGAGTCAGTACTTCTCGCTCACGCGGGAGTACGAGGACGCCCTCGTCCTGTTCCAGGTAGGGGACTTCTACGAACTGTTCTGCGAGGCCGCCGAGGCGGCGGCCCGCATCTGCGAGATTACGCTGACCGCCCGAGAGGACTCGACTGGCCGGTACCCGATGGCGGGCGTGCCCATCGACAACGCCGAACCGTACATCGAGAGCCTGCTAGACGCCGGCTACCGGGTGGCGGTCGCCGACCAAGTCGAGGACCCCGACGAGGTCTCGGGCGTCGTCGAGCGCGCAGTGACGCGCATCGTGACGCCGGGCACGCTCACCGAGGACGAACTGCTCGCGGGCGCGGACAACAACTTCGTCGCGGCGCTCGCAGGTGACCAAGGAGGGGGCTTCGGCCTCGCCCTGCTGGACGTGTCGACGGGCGACTTCTACGCGACGAGTCTCGGCGACGAGGCCCGGGTGCGGGACGAACTCGGGCGGTTCGCGCCCGCCGAGTTGGTGACCGGCCCCGGCGTCGCGCCGGACCGCTTCGGGGACGACTCGTTCGTCGCGGACTACGACGACGCGGCCTTCGACGTGGCGGCGGCGAGCGAGCGCGTGGCGTCGTACTTCGGGAGCGTGGACTCGTTGGCGGCCGACGCCGAGGTGCGGGCGTGTGGCGCGCTCCTCTCGTACGCCGAGTACACGCGGGGAGGAGAGGGCCACCAGCGCCTCGACTACCTGAACCACGTCACCAGATACGACCCCCGGGAGTACCTCCAGATGGACGCCGTCGCACTCCGCAGCCTGGAGGTGTTCGACCAGCGCAGCGTCCACGGCGCGGAGGGCACCGCGCTCGTGGACGTGGTGGACGAAACGGCGTGCGCGCTCGGCCGCCGGGAGTTGACGGACTGGCTCCGCCGCCCGCTCGTCGACCACGAAGCCATCGAAGCGAGACACGACGCCGTCGGCGAACTCGTCGCCGACCCCCTCACGCGGGAGGAACTCCACGAGCACCTGCGGGACGTGTACGACATCGAGCGCCTCGTCTCGCGGGTGTCTCGGGGGCGCGCGAACGCCCGCGACCTGCGGTCGCTGAAGGACACCCTCGACGTGGTGCCCGAGGTGCGGAGCGTGCTCGCGGACGCCGACTGCGAGAAACTCCGGGGCCTCCGGGCGGAACTGGACGACCTGCCCGAGATTCGGGACCTGCTCGACCGGGCCATCGTCCCGGACCCGCCACAGGAACTCACCGAGGGCGGCGTGATTCGTGACGGCTACGACGAGACCCTCGACGACCTGCGGGCGACCGAGCGCTCGGGGAAACAGTGGATAGACGACCTCGAAGCCGAGGAGCGCGAGCGCACGGGCGTCGACTCGCTGAAGGTCGGGCACAACTCCGTCCACGGCTACTACATCGAGGTGACGCACGCGAACAGCGAGGCCGTGCCCGACAACTACCAGCGCCGACAGACGCTGAAGAACAGCGAGCGCTACGTCACGCCCGAACTGAAAGAGCGCGAGGACGACATCGTGCGCGCCGAGCAGCGCGCCCAAGACCTGGAGTACGACCTGTTCTGCGAGGTCCGCGACCGGGTCGCCGAGGAGGACGAGCGCATGCAGTCCGTCGCGTCGGCGCTCGCGGCGCTGGACGCGCTCGCGGCGTTCGCGTCGGTGGCGGCGGCCCACGACTACGCGCGCCCCGAGATGGGGGGAAACGGCATCGCCATCGAGGGCGGGCGGCACCCGGTCGTGGAGCGCACGGAAGCCGGGTTCGTGCCGAACGACACCGACCTCGACCCGGAGAATCGGCTGGCGGTCGTGACGGGCCCGAACATGAGCGGGAAGTCGACGTACATGCGGCAGGTCGCGCTCATCGTCCTGCTCGCGCAGGCCGGCAGTTTCGTCCCGGCGGCGGACGCGAATCTCCGAGTGGTAGACCGCATCTTCACGCGCGTCGGCGCGAGCGACGA
The nucleotide sequence above comes from Halobacterium litoreum. Encoded proteins:
- the mutS gene encoding DNA mismatch repair protein MutS — its product is MDAALGPPDQMAESEGDLTPMMSQYFSLTREYEDALVLFQVGDFYELFCEAAEAAARICEITLTAREDSTGRYPMAGVPIDNAEPYIESLLDAGYRVAVADQVEDPDEVSGVVERAVTRIVTPGTLTEDELLAGADNNFVAALAGDQGGGFGLALLDVSTGDFYATSLGDEARVRDELGRFAPAELVTGPGVAPDRFGDDSFVADYDDAAFDVAAASERVASYFGSVDSLAADAEVRACGALLSYAEYTRGGEGHQRLDYLNHVTRYDPREYLQMDAVALRSLEVFDQRSVHGAEGTALVDVVDETACALGRRELTDWLRRPLVDHEAIEARHDAVGELVADPLTREELHEHLRDVYDIERLVSRVSRGRANARDLRSLKDTLDVVPEVRSVLADADCEKLRGLRAELDDLPEIRDLLDRAIVPDPPQELTEGGVIRDGYDETLDDLRATERSGKQWIDDLEAEERERTGVDSLKVGHNSVHGYYIEVTHANSEAVPDNYQRRQTLKNSERYVTPELKEREDDIVRAEQRAQDLEYDLFCEVRDRVAEEDERMQSVASALAALDALAAFASVAAAHDYARPEMGGNGIAIEGGRHPVVERTEAGFVPNDTDLDPENRLAVVTGPNMSGKSTYMRQVALIVLLAQAGSFVPAADANLRVVDRIFTRVGASDDIAGGRSTFMVEMTELASILRAATEDSLVLLDEVGRGTSTTDGLAIARAVTEHVHDELGATTLFATHHHELTADAERLDDALNLHFGATRAEDGVTFQHEVREGAATASYGVEVAQTAGVPEDVVERARELLDAETSEDTADSDRAEDQQADADLAAKLRDVNVAELTPIEALNVLHDLKRESQTDE
- a CDS encoding CopD family protein, whose translation is MDIDITAARVVHAVFGAAWTGSTLAVALFVVPAARRGVLDAEPVAWIADRFAKLSVASVVVMLLSGGHLAGTLYTFELLADSYRGHLVLGMTTLWLVLAGLSHVATSRLTAGSDVRAAADDATPWFGAASAVSVALLVLAGML